A window of the Glaciimonas sp. CA11.2 genome harbors these coding sequences:
- the galE gene encoding UDP-glucose 4-epimerase GalE gives MKSILVTGGAGYIGSHTCVALLEAGYRVVAFDNFSNSKPESINRIEKITGKRPILINADVRDQAELEAALKKHECTAVIHFAGLKAVGESVEKPLEYYDNNVVGTLRLIAAMKNIGVKTLVFSSSATVYGDPIFLPLTEDHPLSVTNPYGRSKLICEEILRDHFKVSPDWNIGILRYFNPVGAHESGLIGEDPRGIPNNLMPFVAQVASGKLNQLNVWGNDYPTPDGTGVRDYIHVVDLAAGHLKALERLEFPQCLTLNLGTGNGTSVLEVVKAFESASGKSVPVNFASRREGDISSCFADPTLAANLLGWQAQRTMETMCIDHWRWQEQNPNGFD, from the coding sequence ATGAAAAGTATTTTAGTCACTGGGGGAGCTGGATACATTGGCTCTCACACATGTGTGGCATTACTGGAAGCCGGATATCGAGTTGTCGCATTTGATAATTTTTCAAACAGCAAGCCTGAATCAATTAACCGAATTGAAAAAATTACGGGTAAAAGACCGATTCTGATTAATGCCGATGTGAGAGATCAAGCTGAACTTGAAGCAGCCTTGAAGAAGCACGAATGTACTGCGGTGATTCATTTTGCCGGACTAAAAGCAGTAGGTGAGTCGGTTGAAAAACCGTTGGAATACTATGATAACAACGTTGTGGGTACTTTACGGTTAATTGCGGCCATGAAAAATATCGGTGTAAAAACCTTGGTCTTCAGCTCATCCGCGACAGTCTATGGAGATCCTATTTTTTTACCGCTGACCGAAGATCATCCGCTGTCAGTCACCAATCCTTATGGACGGTCAAAATTAATCTGCGAAGAAATCCTGCGCGACCATTTCAAAGTTTCACCAGACTGGAATATCGGAATATTGCGCTATTTCAATCCGGTTGGTGCTCATGAAAGTGGCTTGATTGGTGAGGATCCGCGTGGTATCCCTAATAATTTGATGCCATTTGTTGCACAGGTCGCATCAGGCAAACTGAATCAATTGAATGTTTGGGGTAATGACTACCCAACACCAGACGGCACCGGCGTCCGAGACTATATTCATGTCGTTGACTTGGCGGCCGGTCACCTGAAAGCATTGGAGCGGCTTGAATTTCCTCAGTGTCTGACTTTAAATTTGGGTACAGGAAATGGCACCAGCGTATTAGAAGTTGTTAAGGCATTTGAATCGGCGAGTGGTAAATCTGTTCCCGTGAATTTCGCGAGCCGCAGGGAGGGTGATATTTCCTCGTGTTTCGCAGATCCAACTCTTGCCGCTAATTTACTGGGCTGGCAAGCGCAGCGAACTATGGAAACGATGTGTATCGATCACTGGCGATGGCAGGAACAAAATCCGAATGGTTTTGACTAA
- a CDS encoding glycosyltransferase, with product MNHIKFRAIVRRIYHGLPLSQRTKWYLRQKLQPLFLIFQGSANASALVKAVGKYVIDGANTPSLKRDYECELALSKIIRIIAEQSTKFGPASNWLALPFLSTGGAELVAINFAKAIRDLKSHQSVVLLVTDRSLVSDQVAIPDGVTVISFDDYLRPHTSYVRKQNLLRDLLLALKPHSFHNINSEVAWNLILEEGDRLKKLVNIYASIFAFQFAADGKQKVGYAAYFLKKGMPHLTALLSDNNRFIQDATLEYAFDEATRNRMLAVYQPCRLLDAEDAGKIMFVPDFDDSHPKNIRPKVLWAGRLDAEKRVDLFLRIVEVYDQADFHVFGHVVLNDGVGLPSLPNLFYEGGFSSPFQWVEQHHFDAFLFTSKWEGMPNILLEVGALGIPIIAPVVGGVIELITNETGYPLSVDPSDKDYADALNSIFSDTNEARRRARALYNLINQRHGWRSFVATVAEVSGYLNDDNETDPGQRMSLVSNDSPTITVVIPCYNQGRFLYECVQSVLAACTESLEIIIVDDGSTDKKTGQYLSEAKSLAPDLIVLHRQTNAGLSGARNTGVALAKGAFIQFLDADDILTPEKIDRQINQFRCNPKIDVSVCNFVLCDENRNEFTKSEEAIAKFDLTLDDFLFTWERGFAIPIHCGLFRRSLIKGHLFDTGARAKEDWMFWTGLALEGVCFAYLNCHMAVYRQHSHSMRRSYMNMGKSWLEAGLKINSKLDGRSPLFFESVVSWFEQCYRSSPQYRSEIASLQRPETMAESKVPKDNTEPMVATSISLLIDAPFVISESLIGRLSSCLTGSAVPVISVVVPIYGHFDYLEKCLASIANQGNISIEVICIDDASIDPQVTKLMNLLENKLDRLTIIVNEVNMGISNCQNKAVSLAKGKYIAFLDCDDELEPGAFSVINEQIQSYPEVDYFFTDRKDIDESGATVRVAAYGGYENIHFTSQQEIRADLLDGMVASHLKIIKKEKYIAVGGCNAKFSGVQDWDLALKIAEHGRMQYVPQALYRHRVHSHSVTASDTVAQFRKTNIVRRLFSESWLKQKSVAYDSSKIKYFETEQFPVDLAQLKQSIQEGWRCVAVVGGEPSIGQTNFLREYNSYFDYIKWDDPTLPAALYGYVWDLGILKLSSSVHHEI from the coding sequence ATGAATCACATAAAATTTCGTGCAATTGTGCGCAGGATCTATCATGGTCTCCCACTGTCTCAACGTACGAAATGGTATCTTCGCCAGAAGTTACAACCATTATTTTTAATTTTTCAAGGTTCCGCAAATGCATCAGCATTAGTCAAGGCGGTAGGCAAATATGTCATTGATGGTGCGAACACGCCGTCACTAAAGCGGGACTATGAATGTGAGCTTGCGCTTTCTAAAATAATCAGGATCATCGCAGAGCAGTCCACGAAATTTGGACCCGCCAGCAACTGGTTAGCGTTGCCATTTCTTTCAACTGGCGGTGCCGAACTCGTTGCAATAAACTTCGCCAAAGCTATTCGCGATCTCAAATCTCATCAATCGGTCGTGCTCTTGGTAACAGATCGGTCCTTGGTCAGTGACCAAGTCGCGATCCCCGACGGCGTTACGGTGATTTCCTTTGATGATTATTTGCGGCCACATACCAGTTATGTTCGAAAACAAAACCTACTTCGTGATTTATTACTGGCGTTAAAACCTCATAGTTTTCATAACATAAATAGTGAAGTTGCTTGGAACTTGATACTTGAAGAAGGTGATCGACTCAAAAAACTTGTGAACATATACGCGAGCATTTTTGCATTTCAGTTCGCGGCGGATGGGAAACAAAAAGTTGGCTATGCGGCCTACTTTCTCAAAAAAGGAATGCCCCATCTGACAGCACTGCTGTCAGATAACAATCGTTTCATACAGGATGCCACTCTTGAATATGCATTCGACGAGGCCACAAGAAACAGGATGCTGGCCGTATATCAGCCATGTCGCCTCCTTGATGCCGAGGATGCTGGGAAAATAATGTTCGTTCCAGATTTCGACGACAGTCATCCTAAAAATATACGGCCTAAAGTTCTGTGGGCCGGCAGGCTGGATGCAGAAAAAAGAGTGGATCTATTTTTGCGGATAGTTGAAGTTTATGATCAGGCCGACTTCCATGTCTTTGGACACGTCGTACTCAACGACGGCGTTGGTTTACCTTCATTGCCCAATCTGTTTTATGAAGGGGGCTTTTCTTCACCGTTTCAGTGGGTTGAGCAGCACCATTTTGACGCATTCCTGTTTACCTCAAAGTGGGAAGGAATGCCCAATATTTTGCTCGAGGTTGGAGCGTTAGGTATTCCGATCATAGCGCCCGTGGTTGGAGGGGTCATCGAGTTAATTACCAATGAAACCGGATACCCGTTGTCTGTAGATCCTTCAGATAAAGACTATGCTGACGCCCTCAACAGTATTTTCTCCGATACTAATGAAGCCAGAAGAAGAGCGCGCGCACTCTATAATCTCATCAACCAGCGGCATGGCTGGCGTTCGTTTGTCGCGACTGTGGCTGAAGTGTCAGGGTATTTGAACGATGACAATGAAACGGATCCTGGCCAAAGAATGTCTCTCGTTTCGAATGATTCCCCAACCATTACCGTGGTCATCCCTTGCTACAATCAAGGGAGGTTTTTATATGAATGCGTTCAATCTGTCTTGGCGGCCTGTACTGAAAGTTTAGAAATAATCATAGTGGATGACGGTAGCACGGATAAAAAAACCGGGCAATATCTGAGTGAGGCTAAGAGCCTTGCACCTGACTTAATTGTACTGCACAGACAAACAAATGCCGGACTGTCAGGCGCACGAAACACTGGAGTTGCATTGGCAAAGGGGGCGTTCATCCAGTTTCTAGATGCTGACGATATTCTGACGCCAGAAAAAATCGACCGGCAAATCAATCAGTTCCGCTGCAATCCGAAAATTGACGTCTCGGTTTGTAATTTTGTCCTGTGCGATGAAAATCGCAATGAATTCACAAAATCTGAGGAAGCAATCGCTAAATTCGATCTGACCTTGGATGATTTCTTATTTACGTGGGAGCGCGGATTTGCCATCCCAATTCATTGCGGGTTATTTCGACGCAGCCTGATTAAGGGGCATTTATTCGACACAGGAGCACGTGCAAAAGAGGACTGGATGTTTTGGACGGGACTTGCGCTGGAGGGGGTTTGTTTTGCCTATCTTAATTGCCACATGGCTGTTTATCGGCAGCATAGCCACAGCATGCGGCGCTCATATATGAATATGGGTAAGTCTTGGTTAGAGGCCGGATTAAAAATAAATTCGAAATTAGACGGGCGCTCACCCCTCTTTTTTGAATCTGTGGTTTCGTGGTTCGAACAGTGCTACCGCAGTAGTCCACAATACCGGAGCGAAATTGCAAGCCTTCAGCGCCCAGAGACGATGGCGGAATCAAAAGTACCTAAGGACAATACGGAGCCAATGGTCGCAACTTCCATTTCTCTTTTGATTGATGCGCCATTTGTCATTTCCGAATCGCTCATTGGTCGTTTGAGTTCGTGCCTGACAGGAAGTGCTGTGCCCGTTATTTCAGTAGTGGTGCCGATTTATGGCCATTTTGATTACCTTGAAAAATGTTTGGCATCAATCGCAAATCAGGGAAATATTTCGATTGAGGTAATTTGCATTGACGACGCATCGATAGATCCGCAGGTAACCAAGTTAATGAATTTGTTGGAAAATAAATTGGATCGCCTAACAATTATTGTCAATGAAGTGAATATGGGTATCAGCAATTGCCAGAACAAAGCGGTTTCTCTAGCAAAAGGGAAATATATCGCCTTTCTTGATTGCGATGATGAACTTGAACCCGGCGCATTTTCAGTCATTAATGAACAAATTCAGTCGTATCCTGAGGTGGACTATTTTTTCACAGATCGTAAAGATATTGATGAGAGCGGTGCGACAGTCCGTGTAGCAGCATACGGCGGGTATGAGAATATCCACTTTACATCCCAACAAGAGATAAGAGCAGATTTGTTGGATGGGATGGTGGCATCACACCTCAAGATCATCAAAAAAGAGAAATATATAGCTGTTGGCGGTTGCAACGCCAAATTTTCAGGAGTACAAGACTGGGATCTGGCATTAAAAATTGCAGAGCATGGGCGAATGCAATATGTGCCGCAGGCGCTTTATCGTCATCGGGTTCACAGCCATTCAGTTACTGCTAGCGACACAGTTGCGCAATTCAGAAAAACTAATATTGTAAGAAGGTTGTTCTCAGAAAGTTGGTTAAAGCAAAAATCAGTTGCGTATGATTCCTCAAAGATAAAATACTTTGAAACGGAGCAGTTCCCTGTTGACTTGGCTCAGCTTAAGCAGAGCATACAAGAGGGTTGGCGATGTGTAGCAGTTGTTGGTGGCGAACCAAGTATCGGGCAGACAAATTTTCTGCGGGAATATAACTCATACTTTGACTATATTAAATGGGATGATCCGACTTTGCCAGCAGCTCTTTATGGGTATGTTTGGGATTTGGGCATACTAAAATTGTCGTCAAGTGTTCATCATGAAATTTAA